One part of the Bacillota bacterium genome encodes these proteins:
- the spoIIIAC gene encoding stage III sporulation protein AC — protein sequence MTPNIQLVWQIAGIGILTAVVVSVLTQADRKEFAWLVSLGGVTVVLWLVVRMIADLFQTVRAIFQL from the coding sequence ATGACGCCCAACATCCAGCTCGTCTGGCAGATCGCCGGCATCGGCATCCTGACCGCCGTCGTCGTCAGCGTCCTGACGCAGGCGGACAGGAAGGAGTTCGCCTGGCTGGTCTCGCTGGGCGGCGTCACCGTCGTCCTCTGGCTGGTGGTCCGGATGATCGCCGACCTCTTCCAGACCGTCCGCGCCATCTTCCAGCTCTGA
- a CDS encoding stage III sporulation protein AB — MSLLLRLLGALLVVAGSTLAGQLLAWSADRKPAMLAELAAGVRLLMSQVDYAARPLPEALADLAGSAPGAAARLFRLVAEALAAAPDQPLEPLWRRAVEGLGAEGGLAAADLAPLLGLAPALGTSHRQDQLRLLDACARDLAAREALRRDEAARSARMWRSLGLFGGILLALVAL, encoded by the coding sequence GTGAGCCTCCTGCTTCGCCTCCTGGGCGCCCTGCTGGTGGTGGCCGGCTCGACGCTGGCCGGCCAGCTCCTGGCCTGGAGCGCCGACCGGAAGCCGGCCATGCTGGCCGAGCTGGCCGCCGGCGTCCGCCTCCTGATGAGCCAGGTGGATTACGCCGCGCGGCCGCTCCCCGAGGCGCTGGCCGACCTGGCGGGGAGCGCCCCCGGCGCCGCCGCCCGCCTCTTCCGCCTCGTGGCCGAAGCGCTGGCGGCCGCGCCCGACCAGCCGCTGGAGCCCCTCTGGCGGCGGGCGGTGGAGGGGCTGGGCGCCGAGGGAGGGCTGGCCGCCGCCGACCTGGCCCCGCTCCTCGGCCTCGCCCCCGCCCTGGGGACGAGCCATCGCCAGGACCAGCTGCGCCTCCTGGACGCCTGCGCCCGCGACCTGGCCGCCCGCGAGGCGCTCCGGCGCGACGAGGCGGCGCGCTCGGCGCGCATGTGGCGCTCGCTGGGCCTCTTCGGCGGCATCCTGCTGGCCCTGGTGGCCCTCTGA
- a CDS encoding AAA family ATPase — MALAWNRNGVAAEGEAGEGAERQLLRFLPQELRRVLEAALVHLPPPWEEIRLRAGRPLALVVRDETHFLDAAGRPAPASRARTVDGEEVRRSLELITGHSLYAWQEELRQGFVTLPGGHRAGLAGRLDREAGRVRAVRDVSSLNLRLARERRGVARPLLPWLAEAGRPLHALLVGPPGSGKTTLLRDLARAAGDGEAPGREGRPWRTVVIDERFELAALSGGRPTLDVGAATDVVEGGPKAESFALALRALNPQLLVSDELGRAEDAEALGEAARSGVAVWSSAHAASWEEARSRRLLAPLLEQGFFRRVVELERRGGRFGLAAVRDGTGRLLRAGWTALDGGVGEAGGAARGGGEGRGATT, encoded by the coding sequence ATGGCGCTGGCCTGGAACCGGAACGGGGTGGCGGCGGAGGGCGAGGCGGGAGAGGGGGCGGAGCGCCAGCTGCTCCGCTTCCTCCCGCAGGAGCTGCGCCGCGTCCTGGAGGCGGCGCTCGTCCACCTGCCGCCGCCCTGGGAGGAGATCCGCCTGCGCGCCGGGCGCCCGCTGGCGCTGGTGGTACGGGACGAGACCCACTTCCTGGACGCCGCCGGCCGCCCCGCGCCGGCGAGCCGCGCGCGGACGGTGGACGGGGAGGAGGTGCGCCGGAGCCTGGAGCTGATCACGGGCCACTCTCTCTACGCCTGGCAGGAAGAGCTCCGCCAGGGTTTCGTCACCCTCCCCGGCGGCCACCGCGCGGGACTGGCCGGCCGCCTCGACCGCGAGGCCGGCCGGGTGCGGGCGGTGCGTGATGTCTCGTCGCTCAACCTGCGCCTCGCGCGCGAGCGGCGCGGCGTCGCTCGGCCGCTCCTGCCCTGGCTGGCGGAGGCGGGCCGGCCGCTCCACGCGCTCCTGGTGGGGCCGCCGGGGAGCGGCAAGACCACGCTGCTGCGCGACCTGGCGCGGGCGGCCGGCGACGGCGAGGCCCCCGGCCGCGAGGGCCGGCCCTGGCGCACGGTGGTGATCGACGAGCGCTTCGAGCTGGCCGCCCTCTCCGGGGGGCGCCCGACGCTGGACGTGGGCGCCGCCACCGACGTCGTCGAGGGCGGCCCCAAGGCGGAGTCCTTCGCCCTCGCCCTGCGCGCGCTCAACCCCCAGCTCCTGGTCTCGGACGAGCTGGGCCGCGCGGAGGATGCCGAGGCGCTGGGCGAGGCGGCGCGCAGCGGCGTGGCGGTCTGGTCCTCGGCCCACGCGGCCTCCTGGGAGGAGGCGCGGAGCCGCCGGCTCCTCGCCCCGCTCCTGGAGCAGGGCTTCTTCCGCCGCGTGGTGGAGCTGGAGCGGCGCGGCGGGCGCTTCGGCCTGGCGGCCGTCCGCGACGGCACCGGACGCCTCCTGCGGGCGGGCTGGACCGCTCTGGACGGCGGGGTCGGGGAGGCAGGCGGGGCGGCCCGGGGCGGCGGGGAAGGGCGGGGAGCGACGACGTGA
- the spoIIIAD gene encoding stage III sporulation protein AD: MTLFQILGIGLTVVVLLGVLRHQQSAVATLLSLGAGVLLLLAVLPYFGQVVGLVSELAARSQVNLAFVGVLLRVIAIAYLVQLAADVARDAGESAVASRIELAGQLLMLVLAVPILRSVIQAVLGLLARI; encoded by the coding sequence GTGACGCTCTTCCAGATCCTCGGCATCGGGCTGACCGTCGTCGTCCTCCTGGGCGTCCTGCGCCACCAGCAGAGCGCCGTCGCCACCCTGCTCAGCCTGGGCGCCGGCGTCCTCCTGCTCCTGGCGGTTCTGCCCTACTTCGGCCAGGTCGTGGGCCTGGTGAGCGAGCTGGCCGCGCGTTCGCAGGTCAACCTGGCCTTCGTCGGCGTCCTGCTCCGCGTCATCGCCATCGCCTACCTGGTCCAGCTGGCCGCCGACGTCGCCCGCGACGCCGGCGAGTCGGCGGTGGCGTCGCGCATCGAGCTGGCCGGCCAGCTCCTGATGCTGGTGCTGGCGGTCCCCATCCTGCGCTCCGTCATCCAGGCGGTCCTCGGCCTCTTGGCCAGGATCTGA
- a CDS encoding stage III sporulation protein AE yields the protein MATVPDPRPGSAPDPARRRLRRALAAAALLAAVLFPPPARAAAAPPAGGPGGVQAEVQQLVQEQRQALDLTSVDRLLRQAEERAGPAAPRLDGQAVGRLLAGGGLPWSAAQVASWLVGAFGREVGASAGLLLELLLLGALSALLDQLRLGGGEEVAGLAQLAVQLVLFLVAAAQLTLLMQTVRTVVQDVHDWLLALLPVMMALLVGSANVVTASLVHPALLFVVTLLADALDRLVLPLLFLSAVAGMVGRMSERFRLTGFAGFLRDLAVLALGLLFALFLGVVTVQGIGGAIADGTALRAAKFSAKAFIPVVGGMFSDAFELVLTSTLLLRNGLGLLGVAGVLLVAALPIVKLVVVSLAFRFGQAVIEPWGGGPLAATLGHLSGTAVWFAVAAGTAVMAAILGLAVLLGAANLSLLFR from the coding sequence GTGGCGACGGTGCCGGATCCGCGACCAGGAAGCGCCCCCGATCCCGCCCGCCGCCGCCTCCGGAGGGCGCTGGCGGCCGCGGCGCTGCTGGCGGCGGTGCTCTTTCCCCCGCCCGCCCGGGCGGCGGCCGCGCCGCCGGCCGGCGGCCCCGGGGGCGTCCAGGCCGAGGTGCAGCAGCTGGTGCAGGAGCAGCGCCAGGCGCTCGACCTGACCAGCGTGGACCGGCTCCTCCGGCAGGCCGAGGAGCGCGCCGGGCCCGCGGCGCCGCGCCTCGACGGCCAGGCCGTCGGCCGCCTCCTCGCCGGGGGCGGTCTGCCCTGGAGCGCCGCGCAGGTGGCCTCCTGGCTCGTGGGCGCCTTCGGGCGCGAGGTGGGGGCCAGCGCCGGCCTCCTCCTCGAGCTCCTCCTGCTGGGCGCGCTCTCCGCGCTCCTCGACCAGCTCCGGCTGGGCGGGGGCGAGGAGGTGGCGGGGCTGGCGCAGCTGGCCGTGCAGCTGGTCCTCTTCCTGGTGGCCGCGGCGCAGCTGACGCTCCTGATGCAGACCGTCCGCACCGTCGTCCAGGACGTCCACGACTGGCTGCTGGCGCTCCTGCCGGTGATGATGGCGCTCCTGGTGGGGAGCGCCAACGTGGTCACCGCCAGCCTCGTCCATCCCGCGCTGCTCTTCGTGGTCACGCTCCTGGCCGACGCGCTGGACCGGCTGGTGCTGCCGCTCCTCTTTCTCTCGGCGGTGGCGGGCATGGTGGGGCGGATGAGTGAGCGCTTTCGCCTGACGGGCTTCGCCGGCTTCCTGCGGGACCTGGCGGTGCTGGCGCTGGGCCTGCTCTTCGCCCTCTTCCTGGGCGTGGTCACCGTCCAGGGCATCGGCGGCGCCATCGCCGACGGCACCGCCTTGCGCGCGGCCAAGTTCTCCGCCAAGGCCTTCATCCCGGTGGTGGGCGGCATGTTCTCCGACGCCTTCGAGCTGGTTCTCACCTCCACGCTCCTGCTGCGCAACGGCCTGGGTCTGCTGGGCGTGGCGGGCGTCCTCCTGGTGGCCGCCCTGCCCATCGTCAAGCTGGTGGTGGTCAGCCTCGCCTTCCGCTTCGGCCAGGCGGTCATCGAGCCCTGGGGAGGCGGGCCGCTGGCGGCCACCCTGGGCCACCTCTCGGGCACCGCCGTCTGGTTCGCCGTCGCCGCGGGCACGGCGGTGATGGCCGCCATCCTGGGGCTGGCCGTCCTCCTGGGCGCGGCCAACCTCTCGCTCCTCTTCCGGTGA